The genomic DNA GCTCCGCCTCATATCTTTCTACGGGATAGACCCTTACCCCTAAGGTCTTGGTTTGAGAAAAAATCTCATCAATCATCTCATCTCTCTTATCTTCTTTTGTCATAACGGAAATCTTTATCCCGGGGCGGTTCTTTTTACAATAGATTGGTGTGAAATAAATATCCAAAGCCCCTTTCTTTAATAATTTCTCCATTAGATAGCCCAAGATCTCGGGTGAGGTGTTGTCAACATTGGTCTCAATTAGAAAGATTTGCTTCGGTTTCTCTTCCAATTTGCCAACGATTGCCCTTAAAAGATTAGGCTCTTTGAGGTCAAAGGTACCGGTGCCGTAACCAATCCTTTCTATTTTCATTAAAGGTAAAGGGCAAAATTTTTTGACTAATGATTTTATAAGTAAAGCACCGGTTGGGGTGGTTATCTCAAAGTCAATATCCTTCTCGTAGACCGGGATGCCTTTTAAGATTTTTAAGGTGACCGGTGCCTTTATCTTCCCCAAAGGGACAAAAGAGGCATAAATCTCTCTTATTTCTAAGAGGTTAAGTGCCAAAAGGCAACCGACAATATCTAAGAGGGTATCGTATTCTCCCAATTCGTGGAGGTGAGTCGTCTTTGTTCTGTGTACCTTCGCTTCCGCTTTTAAAAGGAGGGAGAAAATTTCTTTTGCCTTATCTTTTATCTCTGACTTTAATTTTGCCCTTTCCAGTATCCGGAAAAAATCTTCTGGTTTTTTCACCCTCTTTTCCGCGTTTCTAATAATTAAGGATAAGGCTTTAATATGTCCCCTGGGAACCCATCTCTTCTTGACCAGAATCCCCAGTCCTAACTTCCTAATCTCTCTTTCCCATTTTTCAAAAGGAATACCCAAGGAAAGGAGAGAGGAAAGGAGCATATCCCCGGAAACACCGGAGATTAAATCAAGGTAGAGGATCCGCATTTTTATTTAGAACTGAGAATGAGGTGGGCAAGGTAAGCGGCGCCAAAGCCATTATCAATATTCACCACCCCAATCCCTGGTGAACAAGAAGCAAGCATCGCCAAAAGGGCGGAAAGCCCTTGGAAGTTTGCTCCGTAACCATAAGAGGTGGGAACGGCAATCACCGGTTTACTAACAAGACCTGAGACGACACTGGCTAATGCCCCTTCCATACCAGCAATGACGATTATTACCCTTCCCTTCCTAATCTCTTTTAAGTGGGAGAAAGTCCGATGAATACCCGCCACCCCCACATCATAGATTCTTTTTACCGGATAGCCCAGTAGTTCTAAAAAGACCGCAGCTTCTTCTGCCACTGGGATATCCGAAGTACCGGCGGTGATGATGGGAATTGGCTTTTCCTTCTTTTTCCTTTTCGGAAACTTTCCCAAGGCAAAGATTTTGGCGGAAGGAAAATATCTACCCCCAAATTTTCTTACCAAATCTTCTCCCAAATCGGAAGGGAGTCGGGTAATAAGGCAATCCTCTCCTATCTCTTTCAACTTTGCCACAATTCCCAAAATCTCTTCCTTTCTTTTCCCTTCTCCATAAATCACCTCTCCCAAATCCCGGCGCAAGGGACGATGGGTATCAATTTTGGCATAACCAAGTTCTAAGAAGGGGAGGACTTTTAATCTCTCCATCCCTTCTTTAATTGTCATCTCGCCTTTTTTAATCCGCAAGAGGATCTCTCTTAACTTCTTTTCCATTGTAAACCCATTGGTCGGTAGCCTTCTAAGTCTAAGGTGATATAACGATAGCCTAAGTGCTTCATCTTCTTAACAATCTCCTTCCTCTTTCTTATCACCTTTCCCCAATCCTTTACCAATTCAATCCTCGCCACTTCCCCTTGGGAACGCAACCGGAAAGAGGATAGTCCTAATTTTCGCAAAACCTCTTCCCCTTTTTCCACTCGGGCTAACTCCTCTTCCGTTATCTTATGAAGGAAAGGTAGTCGGGAGGCAAGGCAGGATTG from candidate division WOR-3 bacterium includes the following:
- the larC gene encoding nickel pincer cofactor biosynthesis protein LarC, which translates into the protein MRILYLDLISGVSGDMLLSSLLSLGIPFEKWEREIRKLGLGILVKKRWVPRGHIKALSLIIRNAEKRVKKPEDFFRILERAKLKSEIKDKAKEIFSLLLKAEAKVHRTKTTHLHELGEYDTLLDIVGCLLALNLLEIREIYASFVPLGKIKAPVTLKILKGIPVYEKDIDFEITTPTGALLIKSLVKKFCPLPLMKIERIGYGTGTFDLKEPNLLRAIVGKLEEKPKQIFLIETNVDNTSPEILGYLMEKLLKKGALDIYFTPIYCKKNRPGIKISVMTKEDKRDEMIDEIFSQTKTLGVRVYPVERYEAE
- the larB gene encoding nickel pincer cofactor biosynthesis protein LarB yields the protein MEKKLREILLRIKKGEMTIKEGMERLKVLPFLELGYAKIDTHRPLRRDLGEVIYGEGKRKEEILGIVAKLKEIGEDCLITRLPSDLGEDLVRKFGGRYFPSAKIFALGKFPKRKKKEKPIPIITAGTSDIPVAEEAAVFLELLGYPVKRIYDVGVAGIHRTFSHLKEIRKGRVIIVIAGMEGALASVVSGLVSKPVIAVPTSYGYGANFQGLSALLAMLASCSPGIGVVNIDNGFGAAYLAHLILSSK